The Chloroflexota bacterium genome window below encodes:
- a CDS encoding carbohydrate ABC transporter permease, whose protein sequence is MGLYVLVAVFPFYWMVITTFKTNSDLYTLANNPLWFNEPPTLSHIQYLFEKTLFGRWMLNSAIIGVCVVLITLVIATPAGYALARLDLPGAQQLGIVIFATYLVPPSLLFIPLTRVVYGLGLQNTIWSLVVVLPTISIPFAVWLLMGFFKNVPMEIEEAGLVDGCTRFQAVLHIVLPMSKAGLSAAGMFAFAISLQAFLYPLVFTSSAVVKPVTLGVVTDLIRGDIYYWGELMAGALIAGLPVAILFNLFLDDFVEGITGGAFK, encoded by the coding sequence ATGGGGCTGTACGTGCTGGTGGCGGTGTTCCCCTTCTACTGGATGGTGATCACCACCTTCAAGACCAACAGCGACCTGTACACGCTCGCCAACAACCCGCTCTGGTTCAACGAGCCGCCGACGCTCTCGCACATCCAGTACCTCTTCGAGAAGACGCTGTTCGGGCGCTGGATGCTGAACTCGGCGATCATCGGCGTCTGCGTGGTGCTGATCACGCTGGTCATCGCCACGCCGGCCGGCTACGCGCTGGCTCGGCTCGATTTGCCGGGCGCACAGCAACTGGGCATCGTGATTTTCGCGACGTACCTCGTGCCGCCCTCGCTGCTGTTCATCCCGCTGACGAGGGTCGTCTACGGCCTGGGTCTCCAGAACACGATCTGGTCGCTGGTGGTGGTGCTGCCGACGATCTCGATCCCGTTCGCCGTCTGGCTGCTGATGGGGTTCTTCAAGAACGTGCCGATGGAGATCGAGGAGGCCGGCCTCGTGGACGGCTGCACTCGGTTCCAGGCGGTGCTGCACATCGTCCTGCCGATGAGCAAGGCGGGGCTGTCGGCGGCCGGGATGTTCGCCTTCGCGATCTCGTTGCAGGCGTTCCTCTACCCGCTGGTCTTCACGTCGAGCGCGGTGGTGAAGCCGGTCACCCTCGGGGTGGTGACGGACCTGATCCGTGGCGACATCTACTACTGGGGCGAGCTGATGGCCGGGGCGCTGATCGCCGGCCTGCCGGTGGCGATCCTGTTCAACCTGTTCCTCGACGACTTCGTGGAAGGCATCACCGGCGGCGCCTTCAAGTAG